Within the Desulfosalsimonas propionicica genome, the region CCTGACATGGGCCCTGGCACTGATCGGGACCAACCAGCTGATGACCATTGTCAGCGGGGTTTCAGCCGTTTCGCTGTTTAAAAACATCCCTTCCCGGCTGATTAACATGGCCTCTTTCTGGGAGCACAGCATTGCCTGCGGAACCGCAGCGCGGCTGATATCCGGCTACTTTCCCCAGCGCATCGAGGCGGAGCGCTTTTTTGTGGCCGGGCTGCTCCATGACATCGGCCGCCTGATTCTGGTTCAGAACCTGCCGGAGCAGTATTTTCAGATATTCAGACAGGTAAAATGCGAGGAGTTGTTTCTTTTTACAGCCGAAGAAGAGGTTTTCGGCTCGGATCATTCCCATATCGGAGCAGCCCTTGCACGGCACTGGAACCTTCCGGACCGGCTGGTCAACATGATCCAGTACCACCATTTTCCCGCAACCCAGAAATCCTTTTTTGAAGCCGCCATTGTCAATCTGGCCGATATCATAGTCAATGCCCTGGAGATCGGAAACAGCGGCGAGTTTTTTGTCCCTGTCATGGAACCGGAGGTATCTGAGAACCTGAACCTCGATCCTGAGATCCTGCATTCCATGGCCCATGAGATTGATTTTCAACTCGCTGACATATTTGAGATTATTTATGGACGAATTGAGTAAGGCAATGGATTTGACCGCTGGTGACCGGCTTGAAGCCATTTCCGGCAATGCCATGGCGGCGCTGGAATTGTGCGCTTCCCTGGGCGACTATCAGACCTCCGTGACCAAGTTCAAAAACCGCAAGGATATTCTTGAACGCTCCTTGCAGGGCTTGCGGCAGATGGTGGCCATAGAGTTTTATGCCTTTTACGCTGTTGATGAAGCCCATTTTGACATTGCGCTGGAACATCTCGATGATCCGGGCCGGGCGGATTACGTCGGCCGGACAGTGGAGGATTTAATTGACCGCGGGGCGCTGGCCCTGGCGTTTCGGGAAAAACGGACCCAGACCGTCCGCAGCCATGACGGCAAATACCAGGTATTGATTCATGCCGCTGCCACAACCTCGAAAATTTACGGTGTTTTTTTCTGTTTTGTCAAAACCAGTGTCCTGGAAAAAGGTATTGTCGACAAGATCACCACGATTATTATCAAGGCTACGGGATATGCCCTGGAAAATTTTGAGCTCTACCAATTGATCCGGCAGAAAAACGAAGAACTGCTGGAAAAAAACCTTCAGGTGTCCAAGTCTGAAATCCTTTACCGAAATACATTTGAAAACACCGGCAATCCAACCATTGTGGTTGACCAGAAGGGAACCATTGTTTATGTGAACAGCGAGTTTGCGGCTTTCTCGGGATGGGAGCGGGAAGACCTGGCAGGCAGGCGAAACATTGCCGAGTTTCTGGCCTGCGAAGGCCGCACCGGTTTTGCAGGGATTTTGTCTGCAGCGGAAAAAGACCCTTTGGACACCCCCACCGAATACCAGTTTGAAAGCCGCACCCGGGAAAAAAGAACTGTTTTTCTCAAGATTTCCCCTCTGGGCCTGGAAAACCAATACATTGTTTCCTTTACCGATATTACGCCCATCAAGGAAGCGGAAAAACAGCTGCAGTTCCAGGCTTTTCACGATCCGCTCACCCATCTGCCCAACCGGGTTTTGTTTCAGGACCGGCTCAAGCAGGCGATCAAGAAAAAAAAGCGGTATCAGGGTTATAATTTCGCCGTGGTGTTTGTTGATCTGGACCGATTTAAGTCGGTCAACGATACCCTAGGTCATAATGTGGGCGATGACCTGCTGATTCAGGTGGGAGAGCGCATTTTGTCAAGCGTGCGCGAAGTCGATACCGTGGCCCGGTTCGGGGGCGATGAGTTTTTGATCCTTTTAGAAGACATCCGGGACAAGGAGTGCTGCGACATGGTCACTCGGCGAATCCTGGAGCAGTTTGCCGATCCCCTGGCGGTTGCCGGCCATGAAATTGTCATGACCCTGAGCATGGGGATTTTAATCAGCAGCGAGAGCCAGGCCGGTCATGCCGATGCCATCCGGCTGGCGGACATGAGCATGTATGAGGCCAAGCGCCAGGGCCGAAACCAGGTGGTCTACGCCCACCAGATTCAGGACCGGGAGATCGAGCGCCGCCTGGTCCTGGAAACTCACCTTCAGGCCGGCATCCAGAAAGACGAATTTTTCGTTCAGTATCAGCCTCTTATGGATCTTGCCACAAACCGTCTTTACGGGGTGGAGGCCCTGGTGCGGTGGCGGCACCCGGAGTTGGGCATTATCCCGCCCAACAGCTTTATCCCCATTGCAGAGGAATCCGGGCTGATCATTCCCCTGGGCCGGAAAATATTTGAAATGGCATTTGCCGATTTTGCAGCATGGAAGACCAACTTTGCTTCAGCAAGAGATCTGTGCCTGAGCATCAACCTCTCGGTTAAGCAGATGCTGCAAAGCAATCTGGCGGCCGATATTCAGGCCATGGCCCGCGACGCCGGGCTTTCGCTGGAAAACATTAACCTGGAGATCACTGAAAGCCTGTTTATTGACGATATGGAGCGGGCGGTTAAAACCATTCGTGAATTAAAGACCCTTGGGATATGCATCTCCATTGATGATTTCGGTACCGGCTATTCTTCTTTGAAATACCTGAATCAGTTTTCCATCGATTTGGTGAAAATCGACAAGATTCTCATTGATAACATCAACGGCAACCTGACCAATTACAACATCGTGGCCTCCATGCTGGAGTTGTGCGCCAAGCTCAATCTCAAGGCCATGGCCGAAGGCATCGAGGATATCGACCAACTGGAAAAGCTCCAGGGCATGAACTGCCCCTTCGGGCAGGGCTACTACTTTGCCCCGCCCCGGGACAGAAACATAATCGAAGAAATGCTCGCCGGGAATATGGGGTCAAACCTTGATGAAAGTCTTGCGATAAATGATGGCAGCAAAATCTCTTTTTGACTCGTGCAAAAGACCATAATCAAGGATAACCCCCCATCTGTTTTTATTGGGTATCGGGCATCCCCCCGCCGATCGCAGCAAATACCAGGGCCAACAGCAGGATCTGGACCAGCCAGCCGATGAGGCAGACGCCAACGGCCCGCCAGGTGCTGTGATAATCCAGGGCCTGGCGCACGGCAATGACCATGGCAACCAGCATCCAGATGCCGGCCGCCAGAAAGACAATGCTCTGCAGGCCGGGTATGATCCCCAGTACCCGGATCAGGCCAGGGGAACTGGAAAACCCGATGGTGCGCAGCAGTTCTCCGTAATCCGCCCGGGTCTGCGGCTCGGGCAGCAGTTTTGTGCCGATGACATAGGTTAAAAACGCCCAGATGAACCAGCCGATCAGGGCAAAAATGGTGCCCACAATAACTCCGCTGGCGCCCTGAACGCTGATGGCCCCGATGCCGGCTGCCAGGCTGGAGAGCACCACAACGCCTATCGCTTGTCCCATGGCGCTTTTGTCTGCTTCCACTTCCTCATATAGATGAATGTCGAGCTTGGCTGCCCGGATCATTCGATCCACGAAAAGATTCATATGCTCCTCCTTTTTTCTGCAGGGTCTATAATCAGACTTTTTATAGGCTTATCAAGGTTTGATCTCCTCTATGAATATCTCGACCACCGCAGGGTCAAACTGGGTGCCGGCTGCCCGCCGCAGTTCTTCCATTGCCTGTTGCCCGGATCGGCTGTCCTGGTAAGGTCGCTGGTTGGTCATGATGTCATAGGCCTCGGCCACCGCAAGAATCCGGCATTCAATGGGGATTTCCCCGCCTTTTAAGCGCAGGGGATATCCCCTGCCGTTCCACCATTCATGGTGTTTTAGGATCAAATCGGCAATCGGTGCCAGATCCGGAGACGACAGGGCAATGCGATGGCCGATTTCACAGTGGCGTTTCATCTCCTGGTATTCCTCTGCAGTGAGTGTTTCGGATTTAAACAGGATACGGTCGGAGATGCCCACTTTGCCAAGGTCATGGAATTGGGCGAGCAACTGCAGGTTGCGGGATTTTTCACTGGAAAGCCCCATCTTTTCAGCTATTTTTGATACGTAAAATTTGAGCTGCTGAGTATGGCCTTCCCGGATATAGTCTTTTTCCTTCAGTGCCTGCAGAAGGCTTTGCAGTATCCGGGTGCTGCCGGTCCGGAGATGTTTGAGTTTTTCTTTGTACATGTTGTCGTCGGCTTCCTTGAACAGGGCCTGCATGTCAATGGGAAGGCTCGTGCGTACGGCATGGCCGATGGAAAACGAGAGGTGTCGGTCCGGATTGGCGGCATTGTGCTTTTCAATTTCCCTGGCAATGCGCTGGATGCGGTCTTGGACCACTTTTTGTTCACTGCCGGGCAGAAGAACAGCAAATTCGTCTCCGCCTATGCGCGCAAGGATATCGCTGGAACGAAACGCGGCTTTGAGGGTGCCGGCAGCGACCCGCAGCAGTTCATCGCCCTTTTGATGGCCAAGTGTATCGTTGATCAGTTTTAATCCATTGATGTCACAGACAATGATGCCCAGCGGCAGGTGCCGCTGACGGGCCAGCCGGTTCATTTCCTCCTCAAAAAAGGCCCGGTTATAAAGGTCGGTCAGGGAGTCATGAAAGCTTAAGTATCGCAGTTCTTCTTCCGCCTGTTTCTGTTCGGTGATGTCGTGGAGCATCACCAGAAAGGATCGGCTCTGGTTTTCCCGGGGTACGGGGATGATTTTCACCGAAACCCGCCTCTGGTTGATGGCAAGATCTTCAGAGAAAATGATTTCTTTTTCCCGGCGCGCGGCTTCTGCGAGCTGCTTGCGTACAATGGGCTGGTCAGCATCCCGGAAAAGGGTGATAAAGTCGCAGGACAGCAGGTCCTGTTCCTTTCTGCCCATAATACTGACAGCCGCCGGGTTGGCGTAGACGATTTTGCCTTCGCCAACAAGCTCGAGCAGGCCCTCGGACATGTGCTGCAGTGTTGTTTCGGAATGCTGTTTGGATGCCAGCAGTTCTTTGCTGATTTGGCGTTCAAAGAGTTCATCCCGGCCCATGACCTGCCCCCTGAGCTGCAGGCCCCCGTCGGTTTCGATCTGTTCCAGGATAAATTCCACATTGGCGGTCAGCCGGTCAAAGGGCCCCTTGGCAAGGATCATGTCTGCATCCAGGTTTTCCGGATGCATTTCCTGCTCCATGGCAATGGCCGAAAGCATCACGATAAAACTCTGTTCATGATCCGGGTTCCGGCGGAGCAGCCGGCAAAGCTTGTCCCCGCTGATGTTGGGCATGATCAGGTCAATGAAGAAAATATCCGGGCGCAGATTTTCCAGCATCTGGATGGCCGACAGCCCGTCTGCGGCAGCAATGACCTCATGGCCTTTTCTGCCGAGCAGATTGCTCATAAACTGCTGCATAACCGGATGGTTGTCTACCACCATGATCTTTTTCATTCACGCGTAATCCTTTTTGCCGATAGACTGCTTTAACAATACATTCTGTCCCTTAATTGATGTCAAATCAACAATTTTATATCATTGTTTTCAAAAAGGCAAAATCTCTTCGTCAGCGACGGCACTTTTGGGGGCTGCACTTTTCGGTGAAAGCCGTGGTGGAATTCATTGGTTTTGATTATATATCAGACAGCCGGCCGGTTTTGCGATCACTTACGGCCACTGCAAGGACAAACGGCCGGATTTTAAACAGTTTTTGATCTCAATGCCCTGCGTGGACCGAAATATCCCGGTCATTGGTTCCCCAAAAGACGGCAACGCATCGGATAAAACCATAAACAACGAACTGCTGACATATATCTCCCGCCACATGGCCCGTCACCATCTTGAGCCGGGAGCTTTTGTGTATGTGGCCGATTCAGCCTTTGACACCGGCACCCAATTTGTCAGCAGGCTTCCTGCAACTTACGCCGAATGCAGCCGGGCAATCAAAGAAGCCGTCAAATCCGACCAGTGGCACGATATCGGTGCAATCTCAGAATCAACAGGCACAACCAAGCGCCCGCCTGCCCATTATCAAATATATGAAACCACCATCACCATCAACGGCCGGGACTATCGAGCCATCGTGGTTCACTCCAGTGCCCATGACAAAAGACGGCATAAACGCATTGATCGCTTGCTGACTGAAAAGCGCAAAGAACTGGAGGCCATTTGCAAAGAGGCATCCACTTCATATTTTTGCCAACCCGACGCCCAGGCTGCAGCAGACAAGCTTGCCGGGGCTGCCATCGGCAGCTATCACCGAGTGGAAACGCAAATCAAAAAAGTCGCCAAATATGCCCGGGGCCGACCCCCAAAAGACCAATCCCGCCAGCCCAGGGGCTACGAATACCGCCCGGAAATCCAAATCAGGCAAGATCCTGATGCCATTGCCCCTCTGCGCCTGGAGGCCGGGTGCTTTGTTTTGATCACCAACATGGCAGAAAAATCGGAACTTGGACAATGGTCAGCAAAACGCCTGCTTCAACTCTACAAGAACCAACATGGCATTGAGCAAAATTTCGGTTTTCTCAAGGACCCGGTGATCGTTAACAGCATCTTTTTAAAAAATCCCAAACGTATAGAAGTCCTCGGCCTGGTTCTTCTGATTGCCCTTCTGATCTGGCGACTGATTGAGCGCAGTATGCGCAAATACATCGAAAGCACGGGTCAGGCGATACCCGGTTGGGAGAACCGCCCAACGAAAAAAACAACAGCGTTTATGATGACTACAAAGTTTGCAAGCGTATCGGTAGTCAAAATAGGTGACAAAAGGCAGCTGGCTTATCCATTGCGCTCCATGCATTTGGAGTATCTCAGGGCGTTAAACGTTGACCCGGATATTTTTACTTATCCATAGCACCCCATGAGAAATTATTCGCTGTCCGGCAAAAAGGGGTGTGGAAAGTATGCCGCCGGTGAGCTTCGTCGTTACGTGAAAGGACTACGGCTATGCCCCGCCAGTAATGCGGCTCTCGGCCCCAAGAGGATTGCCAGAATCAAAATGCAAATTCCAGGGTGGCCGGGAATATTCTCTGGGTTGGCATCCCTGTTTCAAGGGTTCGAATCGGCCTCTGGTAAAGGAAAAAACCGCCTTTCGGGGCTGATGACCATAAAGGGCTTAAAACACAGCGTGAAAACCAATCAGATCCTATATAATAGCAAGTGCATCATTTCATGTCCCACTTGAGAAAAGCAAAGGGAAGAAGGTCCATAAATCCGGTTTCCGCCGCGACTTTACCGTTAAGAATGGCAATGTCGCCCTCCATGTAGGTTGCACCAAGCATTCTTACCACCTCCACCTCATGCCAGGGATCATAATTCGAAGCATTGAATGTAATCGTGCCCTCCCCGAGTTGGAGTTCCTTGGGCTTGGCGACCGTTATCTGAGAAACCAAGCGGGGGTCGTAATCAAAAGCAGAGCCTTCGGGGGCAGGGAAGTGTTTAAAATTATAAAAAATATTTTGAAAGGAACCATCTTTTTCTTGTCGGTTTTTTATAAGCCTGTCCTGAACGGCTGAATCACTGAAAGAACCTGTAAGCGTTACATTAATTTGCATTACTCGAACGCCGCGTCGCTCTGTCCATCCCAGACATCTATTGTCCATTTTTTCAAAATGAATTTCTGCCATTTTCTTGGGAAATCCGAATCGTTCCCGCCCTCCAGCCATGGCCATATCGTTTGTCACAGGCATAGACAGACAATAATACCCTTCCTCTCCTTCATATTCGGCATTTATAAACAAAGCGCTTTCTTTGTAGGTGACATCAAAATTGGTGGTTGGATAATCTCCCACAAACGCCATTGCAACAGGTGCCGTTGCAGGCTTAAGCGGAGGAGGCAAAAGGTTTGAGATGATTTCCGGCGTAGTTTCCCAAAATACTGTTATCATTTCCGCATTGTAAATTTCTCTGGCTTCCTTGGTGTTTGCCATGATTTCTTCAAATGATTTTACAAAGCCCATTATTCACCTCCTCTCTTTGGTTTCCTGTTTATGTCTATAATTTTAACTATCTGAATTCATATTTTTTATTTTTTATCGGAGCGAATCTGCATACCTGTAGCGCATAAAAAAAGCCGAACCACCAAAATATTGGCAGTCCGGCTATCTCAAAAACCGAAGCAGGGAAAAACCGTTACCGAAAAGACCCGTGACTTTCCGTCCCAATCTCACGATTGGTTTGGCTTTATCATAATTTTTATATGCTTCCAAAAAAACGGAGTGTCAAATATTTTTAACAGATCTTTAAAAAAAATTTCATTTCGTTGTGATAACTTGAAAGGGAAAATACGGCTATGCCCTGCCAGTATTTCGGAGTTGTCGGAAGAGAGTAATGACGGATTCAAGGTTCAGTTTCGTGGGTGCCCGGAAATGCTGTCCCCAATGGCAAGCATGGTGGGCTCACGGGGGTAGCCACTATTTGTCCTTGAGGGGGTGGATCGGAAAAGAAACTTATTCTTGCTTTACATAATTGTTTGCCTTAATTTTATGTGGTTTTAATTACTTATTCACAGCAGGTTCCAGAACCATTTGCCGCGGCAGGTTCTCATAAGAGTTAAAGTGCATGGGGATCTGCTTGCCGTCGGCCCACATTTGGGCGGTGTCGTCAAAATGCGGGCTCATGTAATGACCCGACTGTCCGGGCGGACTGATCATGGTTGAGTTCTCGATATCCGCGAAATCGACCACCATGCGAATTACCCCGCCCGAATCCATCCGAAAGGGTCTCCTGTTGTCCCAGAAGCCGGAATTGATTGTATGATGAGAGCCGTCGGTGGGTATGGGATCCAGATTCAAAAACCAGATTTTGCTGCCCAGAGGATGCTCGAAATGCATGGTATGCACCCGCTTCCACTGCCACTTCTGCGGGTTTTCCCCAAGCCTTGCCGATAACTGCTCCATGGCATCCCGCATGCTTTTTTGAATGATATCATTGCGGCTTTCTTTTTTGTCAGGCGTTCCGGCGTCATCATAAAATGCATGCGTGCCCGCATCATGGATTTTTGTCAAAAGAAGATCCGGTACATAGTAAAGGTAGGACAGGCGCAGATGCGCATCCCAGGTTTCCTGCCCTGTTTCGTCTGCCAAGGTGTTTTCCATCATTTTGGAATAAAAGGCATTAAACAGCGTTGCCGCGGCGCTGTTTCTGACGATGCGGAAATCCCACGATCGGAAAAGATCTGCTGCTTTCTGTAAATCTGGCGCCGTGCAGGCCTCAAGAATATGGGGCACCCATCTCCGGGCCACCGGTGAAACCGTATCAAGCTGCATTTGCCTGGCGTCTTCCAGGGAGACTTTTTCTCCGGACCGCTGATCCATTATATCCCGAAAACGAATCGCCCGCTCGAACAGGTAATAGTGGGTCAGAAAATCTTTTGAATTGCCGGGTTCATTGTTAAAAGAGGCCACGCAGCCGTTCTCTGGATTATAATCCCAGGGCAGGCGTTTATAGGGCACATACCCTGTCCAGTCATATTCACCGGTCCAGCCCGGCACAGGCACACTGCCCTGACCCTTTTTGCGGATGGGAACAGAAGCCGTAAACTGCCAGCCGATATTCCCCCTGCTGTCTGCATAGCCGATCCCCAGGTTGACCGTTTTGACAAGCTTCAGGGATTTTCTGAATTCACTGAAATTCTTTGCCCGGTTCATGGCAAGCAAACCCTCGATGTCCCTGGAAACCACGTCAAAAGCAGACCACTGCATGGCGCAATTCTCCGGCGCAGCAGGCATAACCCCGGAGATGACGGGTCCGTGCCGGGAGATTTTCACTTCAAGAGGCTCTTCACGGATGCCCTTATCTGTCTTAATTCTAAG harbors:
- a CDS encoding HDOD domain-containing protein; the protein is MILARDVKDAAGRLLAPSGQKVNDKLIRIFKIWGVGDVHVRLPDEASGSQPDADTYVPEEIRQKAEDVVRYRFQFNDLNDPFVAALFQLSVDRKARRLFNNPNAGAGYKHLQDRPDSGRKPVRTRPQKVNVESLIHRTLRLGTLPDIYYKTISAINNPDASLDDIAGIVSKDTTLSAKVLQLVNSSFYSLRQKVDTLTWALALIGTNQLMTIVSGVSAVSLFKNIPSRLINMASFWEHSIACGTAARLISGYFPQRIEAERFFVAGLLHDIGRLILVQNLPEQYFQIFRQVKCEELFLFTAEEEVFGSDHSHIGAALARHWNLPDRLVNMIQYHHFPATQKSFFEAAIVNLADIIVNALEIGNSGEFFVPVMEPEVSENLNLDPEILHSMAHEIDFQLADIFEIIYGRIE
- a CDS encoding acetoacetate decarboxylase family protein — its product is MGFVKSFEEIMANTKEAREIYNAEMITVFWETTPEIISNLLPPPLKPATAPVAMAFVGDYPTTNFDVTYKESALFINAEYEGEEGYYCLSMPVTNDMAMAGGRERFGFPKKMAEIHFEKMDNRCLGWTERRGVRVMQINVTLTGSFSDSAVQDRLIKNRQEKDGSFQNIFYNFKHFPAPEGSAFDYDPRLVSQITVAKPKELQLGEGTITFNASNYDPWHEVEVVRMLGATYMEGDIAILNGKVAAETGFMDLLPFAFLKWDMK
- a CDS encoding diguanylate cyclase domain-containing protein — protein: MKKIMVVDNHPVMQQFMSNLLGRKGHEVIAAADGLSAIQMLENLRPDIFFIDLIMPNISGDKLCRLLRRNPDHEQSFIVMLSAIAMEQEMHPENLDADMILAKGPFDRLTANVEFILEQIETDGGLQLRGQVMGRDELFERQISKELLASKQHSETTLQHMSEGLLELVGEGKIVYANPAAVSIMGRKEQDLLSCDFITLFRDADQPIVRKQLAEAARREKEIIFSEDLAINQRRVSVKIIPVPRENQSRSFLVMLHDITEQKQAEEELRYLSFHDSLTDLYNRAFFEEEMNRLARQRHLPLGIIVCDINGLKLINDTLGHQKGDELLRVAAGTLKAAFRSSDILARIGGDEFAVLLPGSEQKVVQDRIQRIAREIEKHNAANPDRHLSFSIGHAVRTSLPIDMQALFKEADDNMYKEKLKHLRTGSTRILQSLLQALKEKDYIREGHTQQLKFYVSKIAEKMGLSSEKSRNLQLLAQFHDLGKVGISDRILFKSETLTAEEYQEMKRHCEIGHRIALSSPDLAPIADLILKHHEWWNGRGYPLRLKGGEIPIECRILAVAEAYDIMTNQRPYQDSRSGQQAMEELRRAAGTQFDPAVVEIFIEEIKP
- a CDS encoding IS1634 family transposase, which gives rise to MTYGHCKDKRPDFKQFLISMPCVDRNIPVIGSPKDGNASDKTINNELLTYISRHMARHHLEPGAFVYVADSAFDTGTQFVSRLPATYAECSRAIKEAVKSDQWHDIGAISESTGTTKRPPAHYQIYETTITINGRDYRAIVVHSSAHDKRRHKRIDRLLTEKRKELEAICKEASTSYFCQPDAQAAADKLAGAAIGSYHRVETQIKKVAKYARGRPPKDQSRQPRGYEYRPEIQIRQDPDAIAPLRLEAGCFVLITNMAEKSELGQWSAKRLLQLYKNQHGIEQNFGFLKDPVIVNSIFLKNPKRIEVLGLVLLIALLIWRLIERSMRKYIESTGQAIPGWENRPTKKTTAFMMTTKFASVSVVKIGDKRQLAYPLRSMHLEYLRALNVDPDIFTYP
- a CDS encoding sensor domain-containing protein; its protein translation is MDELSKAMDLTAGDRLEAISGNAMAALELCASLGDYQTSVTKFKNRKDILERSLQGLRQMVAIEFYAFYAVDEAHFDIALEHLDDPGRADYVGRTVEDLIDRGALALAFREKRTQTVRSHDGKYQVLIHAAATTSKIYGVFFCFVKTSVLEKGIVDKITTIIIKATGYALENFELYQLIRQKNEELLEKNLQVSKSEILYRNTFENTGNPTIVVDQKGTIVYVNSEFAAFSGWEREDLAGRRNIAEFLACEGRTGFAGILSAAEKDPLDTPTEYQFESRTREKRTVFLKISPLGLENQYIVSFTDITPIKEAEKQLQFQAFHDPLTHLPNRVLFQDRLKQAIKKKKRYQGYNFAVVFVDLDRFKSVNDTLGHNVGDDLLIQVGERILSSVREVDTVARFGGDEFLILLEDIRDKECCDMVTRRILEQFADPLAVAGHEIVMTLSMGILISSESQAGHADAIRLADMSMYEAKRQGRNQVVYAHQIQDREIERRLVLETHLQAGIQKDEFFVQYQPLMDLATNRLYGVEALVRWRHPELGIIPPNSFIPIAEESGLIIPLGRKIFEMAFADFAAWKTNFASARDLCLSINLSVKQMLQSNLAADIQAMARDAGLSLENINLEITESLFIDDMERAVKTIRELKTLGICISIDDFGTGYSSLKYLNQFSIDLVKIDKILIDNINGNLTNYNIVASMLELCAKLNLKAMAEGIEDIDQLEKLQGMNCPFGQGYYFAPPRDRNIIEEMLAGNMGSNLDESLAINDGSKISF
- a CDS encoding YIP1 family protein, translated to MNLFVDRMIRAAKLDIHLYEEVEADKSAMGQAIGVVVLSSLAAGIGAISVQGASGVIVGTIFALIGWFIWAFLTYVIGTKLLPEPQTRADYGELLRTIGFSSSPGLIRVLGIIPGLQSIVFLAAGIWMLVAMVIAVRQALDYHSTWRAVGVCLIGWLVQILLLALVFAAIGGGMPDTQ
- a CDS encoding penicillin acylase family protein; its protein translation is MKILKGGIFILLLLVVGGFVSFQIFFRSAIPDYSGSLKVSGLSSPVEVKTDEYGVPHIIAENEADLFFAQGYITARERLFQMDTTRLAGRGELSTLFGEATLDKDRFLKTVGFYRMAEKSWKAMSKETRGAVEAYTAGINAYIENMASLPREYIFIGARPKPWEPEDCVTTVLLMSYSLTRSKRIDLAMHQLGRKAGLEVLSALLPQYPDFAPTLTGQDLAPPKQDTDEAMRELSANTAGVGGGLFSGLPEFAASNWMIFSGSMTDSGKPIFTGSPDLKPTLPALFYLVHLKGGRYDVIGGSLPGAPGISALGFNGDIAWSAVNGRGDELDYFVEKIHPDDTGKYLTENGYKDFRIIWETLRIKTDKGIREEPLEVKISRHGPVISGVMPAAPENCAMQWSAFDVVSRDIEGLLAMNRAKNFSEFRKSLKLVKTVNLGIGYADSRGNIGWQFTASVPIRKKGQGSVPVPGWTGEYDWTGYVPYKRLPWDYNPENGCVASFNNEPGNSKDFLTHYYLFERAIRFRDIMDQRSGEKVSLEDARQMQLDTVSPVARRWVPHILEACTAPDLQKAADLFRSWDFRIVRNSAAATLFNAFYSKMMENTLADETGQETWDAHLRLSYLYYVPDLLLTKIHDAGTHAFYDDAGTPDKKESRNDIIQKSMRDAMEQLSARLGENPQKWQWKRVHTMHFEHPLGSKIWFLNLDPIPTDGSHHTINSGFWDNRRPFRMDSGGVIRMVVDFADIENSTMISPPGQSGHYMSPHFDDTAQMWADGKQIPMHFNSYENLPRQMVLEPAVNK